A genomic segment from Sander vitreus isolate 19-12246 chromosome 3, sanVit1, whole genome shotgun sequence encodes:
- the kbtbd3 gene encoding kelch repeat and BTB domain-containing protein 3 codes for MDEPQESSSCITNAHNSSRSPPSSTPGSTPQCNGVPEYRTLLQVPESHGLQLLGVLRSFREQGLLFDFTITVQDHSFPCHRCVLAACSDFFRAMFEVDMRERGDGSVTLGNQCPVAVGSFLDFAYSGETLITDGNVDMLFQLASFLQVSVLSQACSNFLIGTMDLSNCLSLLSLAEAYGSASLLQRANEFVVQNFSDLSKTQDFLDMQVNVLESCLRSDALNVPSEEAVVMSLLRWTRHDLSGRQKLLPGLLSLTRLHHLPATVIKTLRDSDSLLCNGESCLALLSEAQSRQDQYNGLLSDARPATTQSYIYIHKTEENGEIRHTFCYCLETDRWKELGTGHGEVTATMPNPPGSYITSFAEKIFVTGGCRGNCCRAIRLHVAEPFHYATDEVWCFCPVTLTCTPAPAMLKPRTTHTAVTCLDRVYVIGGRTTGSRGGAPSLLEVEYYNPLTQTWSSVSPLPTAIFYPEASVCGSVIYTLGSEVEITESFNPSLDCFFCYDAQQDQWSRLVAEFGQFFHATLVKAVSVNNTLHLCDLSTYKVYSFCPETCVWKGEGSFECAGFNAGAVGMRDRIYILGGDYSPDEITDEVQVYHSGRSQWEEVAPMPRALTEFHCQLISFNRYKDPWGDTA; via the exons ATGGATGAACCCCAAGAGTCATCGTCCTGTATCACCAATGCTCACAACTCCAGCAGAAGCCCCCCCAGTAGTACACCTGGCAGTACTCCACAATGCAACGGCGTCCCAGAATACCGGACCCTGTTGCAGGTGCCGGAGTCCCATGGACTCCAGCTGCTGGGCGTGCTTAGATCATTCAGGGAGCAAGGCTTGCTGTTTGACTTCACCATTACGGTCCAGGATCACAGTTTTCCCTGCCATCGCTGTGTCCTTGCAGCATGCAGTGATTTCTTCAG GGCCATGTTTGAGGTGGATATGCGAGAGCGTGGTGATGGTTCAGTGACTCTGGGTAACCAGTGTCCGGTGGCGGTGGGTTCTTTCCTGGACTTTGCCTATTCTGGAGAGACACTCATCACTGATGGCAATGTAGACATGCTGTTTCAGCTTGCCTCTTTTCTGCAG GTGTCTGTCTTGTCCCAAGCGTGCAGCAACTTCCTGATTGGAACCATGGATCTTTCTAATTGTctgtccctcctctccctcgctGAGGCCTACGGATCGGCCTCTCTCCTGCAAAGAGCCAACGAGTTTGTGGTTCAAAACTTCTCTGACCTTTCCAAAACCCAAGACTTTCTGGATATGCAG GTGAATGTGTTGGAGTCATGCCTAAGGTCAGACGCTCTAAACGTGCCCAGTGAGGAGGCGGTGGTGATGTCTCTTCTTAGATGGACACGCCATGATCTTTCGGGAAGACAAAAACTGTTGCCAGGCTTGTTATCGCTAACCAGACTCCACCATCTACCTGCAACTGTAATAAAG ACTCTGCGTGACTCAGACTCTCTCCTCTGCAATGGTGAATCCTGCCTTGCCTTGCTCTCAGAGGCTCAGAGCAGGCAGGATCAGTACAATGGCCTGCTCTCTGATGCCAGGCCAGCCACCACACAAAGCTACATCTACATCCACAAGACGGAGGAGAACGGAGAGATCCGCCACACCTTCTGCTACTGTCTGGAAACAGACCGGTGGAAAGAACTGGGAACAGGGCATGGAGAGGTGACAGCTACTATGCCAAACCCACCGGGATCGTACATTACCAGCTTTGCTGAGAAG ATATTTGTGACAGGTGGTTGCCGGGGGAACTGTTGCCGGGCAATACGTCTCCATGTGGCCGAGCCGTTCCATTACGCCACGGACGAGGTTTGGTGCTTCTGTCCTGTTACCCTAACCTGCACGCCTGCACCTGCCATGCTGAAGcccagaaccacacacacagctgtaacATGCCTGGACCGAGTGTATGTCATTGGAGGACGGACCACGGGATCCAGAGGGGGAGCTCCCAGTCTGCTGGAG GTAGAGTATTATAACCCTCTGACCCAgacctggagctctgtcagccCTCTGCCAACTGCCATCTTCTACCCTGAGGCCAGTGTTTGTGGCAGTGTTATCTATACACTAGGGTCAGAGGTGGAGATCACAGAATCCTTTAACCCCTCACTGGACTGCTTCTTCTGCTATGACGCCCAGCAGGACCAGTGGAGCCGCCTGGTGGCAGAGTTTGGCCAGTTCTTCCATGCTACATTGGTCAAGGCGGTGTCAGTTAACAATACACTGCACCTCTGTGACCTGTCCACTTACAAG GTCTACAGTTTTTGTCCAGAGACCTGTGTGTGGAAGGGTGAAGGGTCATTTGAGTGTGCTGGGTTCAATGCCGGAGCAGTGGGTATGAGAGACAGAATCTACATCTTGGGTGGAGACTATTCACCGGACGAGATCACTGATGAAGTTCAG